In Planctomycetia bacterium, one DNA window encodes the following:
- the rsmA gene encoding ribosomal RNA small subunit methyltransferase A — protein sequence MMSKQADPFQTLTMLRETLAAAGLSPRKLYGQHFMIDRNLLEKLVESAELTRNDVVLEVGAGTGSLTGHLAQRAGQVIAVEIDQRLAPIAADKLAGYDNVQLIVGDALARKSQIAPDVLTALRDAQASIGGSIKLVANLPYDIATSLVIDLLIGEPQLARLCFTVQDEVARRFLGKPDTDDYGPVSILTNVLTMGRRIAKAPPQAFWPEPKVDSALVRLDVTAKPDAAPTLTHAERSEFASLVRHFFQYRRKTIGGIARKSPWAVRLPDALVDLKIDLKARPETVSPQQWLALFQCVAERTAD from the coding sequence CGCAAGCTCTACGGTCAGCATTTCATGATCGACCGCAATCTGCTGGAGAAGCTCGTCGAGTCCGCCGAGCTGACCCGCAACGATGTGGTGCTGGAGGTCGGTGCAGGCACTGGAAGCCTGACCGGGCATCTCGCGCAGCGCGCCGGCCAAGTCATCGCCGTGGAAATCGACCAGCGATTGGCTCCGATCGCAGCGGACAAGCTGGCGGGATATGACAATGTGCAGTTGATCGTCGGCGACGCGCTGGCGCGCAAGTCACAGATCGCTCCCGACGTGCTGACCGCGCTTCGCGACGCACAGGCTTCCATTGGTGGTTCGATCAAACTCGTGGCGAACTTACCCTACGACATTGCGACGTCGCTGGTGATCGATCTGCTGATCGGCGAGCCGCAACTGGCGCGGCTCTGCTTCACGGTGCAGGACGAAGTCGCCCGGCGATTCCTCGGCAAGCCGGATACCGATGATTACGGCCCGGTGAGCATTCTGACGAATGTATTAACCATGGGCCGGCGCATCGCCAAGGCCCCGCCGCAGGCCTTCTGGCCCGAGCCGAAGGTGGACAGTGCGCTGGTGCGATTGGACGTGACGGCAAAGCCGGACGCGGCGCCGACCTTGACGCACGCGGAGCGCAGCGAATTCGCCTCGCTCGTGCGGCATTTCTTCCAATACCGCCGAAAAACAATCGGGGGAATCGCCCGCAAATCGCCGTGGGCGGTTCGATTGCCGGACGCGCTGGTGGATTTGAAAATCGATCTGAAGGCCCGGCCGGAGACGGTCTCGCCGCAACAGTGGCTCGCCTTGTTTCAATGTGTGGCGGAGCGAACAGCCGACTGA
- the polA gene encoding DNA polymerase I yields MSKSSLYLIDGHSQIYRAYYAPFGNLTSPTGESTRAIHVFVQMLLNLLRDRKPTYLAMALDVSDETVFRVNIDPTYKAHRDPPPEDLPPQIERIIAIVSAMGIPILRKKGFEADDLLATLAARHAGPDLDVFFVSRDKDLDQLLNDYIRLYDPTKDIEIDAAAVAAEKGYGPELAVEAQMLMGDGTDNVVGVHGVGPKKAAQLLQKYGSVAGIIAHADELTPKLRENILAFRDRMDTVRQLVTLRRDVPIEFDLAQADASRFNPAAAEPLLRELGLNRLLERIGASRIGQPIARTTPSDDDAPPSSRTKRVGQTSSPELFEDPDIGPEQPAMAAPPAAESSPPREVSGTLFDMLPAQSSAARYQLVDTDEALHKLAERLTRAGAFAFDTETTGLNPTTAKLVGISVAWADGEAAYVPVMGVGRTVSLETARGVLGPIFADARIKKCGQNLKYDLTVLHGAGFEVRGVEFDSMIASFVLDSTRRSHGIDALAADLLGIRKIATHELIGSGKKQTTFDQLPTDRVCEYAAEDADVAWRLRGLLGARLTDPELKRLFNEIEMPLVEVLARMEQAGVALDKPLLAKMSNDLAARMSALEHAIHDAAGHPFNINSTQQLAEVLFDERKLPVIKRTKTLRSTDADVLEQLADQHDDPIPKLLLEYRELAKLKGTYIDSLPEMVHPRTGRVHPSFHQTGAVTGRLSCSDPNLQNIPIRTELGAAIRRAFVPGDADSALIKADYSQIELRVLAHFCKDENLIAAFREDRDIHAFVAAQLAGVPIDQVTKDQRARAKTVNFGIIYGQSAFGLARQTGMSQAEAKAFIDQYFARYPRIRAFLNECIAQAKKHGFVKTMLGRRRAITDIASRNPSARAAAERFAVNTVVQGTAADLIKLAMIRIDRRIREERRPSRMILQVHDELVFDVPKRALRAEADMITGEMSAALALEVPIKVDVAAGPNWLDVSPIE; encoded by the coding sequence ATGTCCAAGTCATCGCTCTACCTGATCGACGGCCACTCGCAAATCTACCGGGCCTACTATGCGCCGTTTGGAAATTTGACCAGTCCGACCGGTGAATCGACCCGCGCGATTCACGTCTTCGTGCAGATGCTTCTCAATCTCCTGCGCGATCGCAAGCCGACCTACCTCGCCATGGCGCTGGACGTGAGCGATGAAACCGTTTTCCGTGTGAACATCGACCCGACTTACAAGGCCCACCGCGACCCGCCGCCCGAAGACTTGCCCCCACAGATCGAACGCATCATCGCCATCGTCTCGGCCATGGGCATCCCCATCCTGCGGAAGAAGGGTTTCGAAGCCGACGACCTCCTCGCCACACTCGCGGCACGACACGCCGGGCCGGACCTGGATGTCTTCTTCGTCAGTCGCGACAAGGACCTGGATCAACTGCTGAATGACTATATCCGCCTTTACGATCCGACGAAGGACATCGAGATCGATGCCGCCGCCGTCGCCGCCGAAAAAGGCTACGGCCCGGAGCTGGCCGTCGAGGCGCAGATGCTGATGGGCGACGGCACCGACAACGTCGTCGGCGTACACGGCGTCGGACCGAAGAAGGCCGCGCAACTCCTCCAGAAGTACGGCAGCGTTGCCGGGATCATCGCGCATGCCGACGAATTGACACCCAAGCTTCGCGAGAACATCCTCGCATTTCGGGATCGAATGGACACGGTGCGGCAACTGGTCACACTTCGCCGCGACGTCCCGATTGAATTCGACCTCGCCCAGGCCGATGCATCGCGATTCAACCCCGCCGCCGCCGAACCGCTGTTGCGCGAACTGGGGCTGAATCGGCTGCTGGAACGCATCGGTGCCTCCCGAATCGGCCAGCCGATCGCACGGACCACTCCATCCGATGACGACGCACCGCCAAGTTCGCGAACGAAGCGAGTCGGACAAACCTCCTCGCCCGAATTGTTCGAAGACCCGGACATCGGGCCGGAACAACCCGCGATGGCAGCGCCTCCCGCCGCCGAATCGTCGCCTCCGCGCGAGGTCTCCGGCACCCTGTTTGACATGCTGCCCGCACAGTCATCCGCCGCGCGTTACCAACTCGTCGACACCGACGAAGCCCTGCACAAACTCGCGGAGCGGCTCACCCGCGCCGGCGCATTCGCCTTCGACACGGAAACCACCGGGCTGAATCCAACCACCGCGAAGCTGGTCGGCATCAGCGTCGCCTGGGCCGATGGCGAGGCGGCGTACGTCCCCGTGATGGGCGTCGGCCGAACCGTCTCGTTGGAGACCGCGCGCGGCGTGCTGGGGCCGATCTTTGCCGACGCGAGAATTAAGAAGTGCGGGCAGAACTTGAAGTACGACTTGACCGTGCTGCACGGCGCGGGGTTTGAGGTCCGCGGCGTTGAGTTTGATTCAATGATCGCCAGCTTCGTACTCGATTCCACGCGCCGCTCACACGGCATCGACGCCCTCGCCGCGGATTTGCTCGGCATCCGCAAAATCGCCACGCACGAATTAATCGGCAGCGGGAAAAAACAGACCACGTTCGATCAGTTGCCCACCGACCGCGTCTGCGAATACGCCGCCGAAGACGCCGACGTGGCGTGGCGGCTGCGCGGGCTGCTCGGCGCGCGGCTGACCGACCCGGAACTCAAGCGCCTGTTCAACGAGATCGAAATGCCGCTCGTCGAGGTCCTCGCGCGCATGGAACAGGCAGGCGTCGCGCTCGACAAACCGCTGCTCGCGAAAATGAGCAATGACTTGGCCGCGCGGATGAGCGCTCTCGAGCACGCCATCCACGACGCCGCCGGCCATCCCTTCAACATCAACAGCACCCAGCAACTCGCGGAAGTTCTCTTCGACGAGCGCAAGCTGCCCGTCATCAAACGCACAAAAACGCTCCGCTCCACCGATGCCGACGTGCTGGAGCAACTCGCCGACCAGCACGACGATCCCATCCCCAAGCTGCTTCTTGAATACCGCGAACTGGCCAAACTCAAAGGCACCTACATCGACAGCTTGCCGGAGATGGTTCACCCGCGCACCGGTCGCGTGCATCCCTCGTTTCATCAGACCGGCGCGGTCACCGGTCGCCTTTCGTGCAGCGACCCGAATCTGCAAAACATTCCGATCCGCACCGAGCTGGGAGCGGCCATCCGCCGCGCGTTCGTTCCGGGCGATGCCGACTCCGCGCTCATCAAAGCAGACTATTCGCAGATCGAGTTGCGCGTGCTGGCCCATTTCTGCAAGGACGAGAACCTCATCGCCGCGTTTCGCGAGGACCGCGACATTCACGCGTTCGTCGCCGCGCAACTCGCCGGCGTGCCCATCGACCAGGTCACCAAGGATCAGCGCGCCCGCGCCAAAACCGTCAACTTCGGCATCATCTACGGCCAGTCCGCCTTCGGACTGGCCCGGCAGACGGGCATGTCGCAGGCCGAGGCCAAGGCGTTCATCGACCAGTATTTCGCCCGGTATCCGCGCATCCGCGCATTTCTCAATGAGTGCATCGCGCAGGCGAAAAAGCACGGCTTCGTCAAGACGATGCTCGGCCGCCGCCGCGCGATCACGGATATCGCCAGCCGCAATCCTTCGGCCCGCGCCGCCGCCGAACGCTTCGCCGTCAACACCGTCGTACAAGGCACCGCCGCCGACCTCATCAAGCTGGCGATGATCCGCATCGACCGGCGCATTCGAGAAGAGCGACGGCCGTCGCGCATGATCCTCCAAGTTCACGACGAACTGGTCTTCGACGTGCCGAAACGCGCACTGCGCGCCGAAGCCGACATGATCACCGGAGAAATGTCTGCCGCGCTCGCGCTGGAGGTGCCGATCAAAGTCGACGTCGCCGCCGGGCCAAACTGGCTTGACGTCTCGCCGATCGAATAG
- a CDS encoding radical SAM protein codes for MELPRRKPDDIYLPDGEFQAILNRLRQRTDAHDLNIGIVYAFDFRTRMLPYWYADKRMAPGCVRILADCLTVAGFRNVRVVLQQWTPNFTPSLARLNGKPLDMLLVSAMQIHAEPAYDLIREAHAMGVRRPLILAGGPKAVYEPADYFELGPQPGVGADCVSTGEVYVFLALLERILDLTRPGEKPLAGFERARRCGALKDIPGLVYLDPTRPADKPVAINTGVQRLLRDLDEMPMPDAGYRLLEPPHKKQTLAPQPFPAHKVGKVSMVASVISTQGCKFACSYCPIPALNQRTWRHKSPARLAAEIKHIYENFGIKEFFSTDDNFFNTRSTVIDLMTAMANTTTRGRPLGEVIRFYTEATEYDVHKNMDILPLCKKGGLAAIWFGIEDITAELVNKGQTPGKTTEVYDRLRSLGIEPMAMMIHNDHQPLRSPPGTLEGVINQAHYMFEKGAVSYQCTYLGPAVGTVDFEAAAKGRVIFKSVGGKPIPQAFQDGNHVAASRHPRPWERQLNIIRAYSAFYNPINVLRILGNWRNDRLSARRLLFQVIGLIGIAITAPALWKWSRRLKNGPIEVWDGLQLARIPMIDAQAGHEINWGIEYLPNPELPQKDERRIVRETSSFRDAARKAERESEAVAV; via the coding sequence TTGGAACTGCCACGTCGCAAACCAGATGACATTTACCTTCCGGACGGCGAATTCCAAGCCATCCTCAATCGTCTGCGACAGCGCACGGACGCGCACGACCTGAACATCGGCATCGTCTATGCGTTCGACTTTCGCACACGCATGCTCCCCTACTGGTACGCCGACAAACGCATGGCCCCCGGGTGCGTGCGGATCCTGGCGGACTGTCTGACCGTCGCGGGCTTTCGCAACGTCCGCGTCGTCCTCCAGCAATGGACGCCCAACTTCACGCCGAGCCTTGCGCGGCTGAACGGAAAACCGCTCGACATGCTCCTGGTCTCGGCGATGCAGATTCACGCCGAGCCGGCCTATGACCTCATCCGCGAAGCGCATGCCATGGGCGTGCGACGGCCGCTGATTCTCGCGGGCGGGCCCAAGGCCGTGTACGAACCGGCCGATTATTTCGAACTGGGTCCGCAACCGGGCGTCGGGGCGGATTGCGTCTCCACCGGCGAAGTATACGTTTTCCTTGCACTGCTTGAGCGCATTCTCGATCTGACGCGGCCCGGCGAGAAACCGCTGGCGGGCTTTGAGCGCGCCCGGCGCTGCGGCGCACTGAAAGACATTCCCGGCCTTGTGTATCTCGATCCGACGCGCCCGGCGGACAAACCGGTCGCGATCAACACGGGCGTCCAACGCCTGCTGCGCGACCTCGATGAGATGCCCATGCCCGACGCGGGCTATCGCCTGCTCGAGCCGCCGCACAAAAAGCAGACACTCGCCCCGCAGCCCTTTCCGGCGCACAAAGTCGGCAAGGTCTCGATGGTCGCCTCGGTCATCTCGACGCAGGGCTGCAAATTCGCCTGTTCGTACTGCCCGATTCCGGCCCTGAATCAGCGCACGTGGCGGCACAAAAGCCCGGCGCGCCTTGCCGCCGAAATCAAGCACATCTACGAGAACTTCGGCATTAAGGAATTCTTCAGCACCGACGACAACTTCTTCAATACGCGAAGCACCGTCATCGACCTGATGACCGCCATGGCCAACACGACCACGCGCGGCCGTCCGCTTGGCGAGGTGATCCGCTTCTACACCGAGGCGACCGAGTACGACGTCCACAAGAACATGGACATCCTGCCGCTCTGCAAAAAGGGCGGACTGGCGGCCATCTGGTTCGGCATCGAGGACATCACCGCCGAACTGGTCAACAAGGGCCAGACCCCTGGAAAAACGACGGAAGTCTATGACCGCCTCCGCAGCCTCGGCATCGAACCGATGGCCATGATGATCCACAACGACCATCAGCCCCTCCGCTCGCCGCCCGGCACACTCGAAGGCGTCATCAACCAAGCGCATTACATGTTCGAAAAGGGCGCTGTGTCATATCAGTGTACCTACCTCGGCCCGGCCGTCGGCACCGTCGATTTCGAGGCTGCCGCCAAGGGGCGCGTCATCTTCAAGTCCGTCGGCGGCAAGCCGATCCCGCAGGCGTTTCAGGACGGCAATCACGTCGCCGCGTCGCGCCATCCGCGCCCGTGGGAGCGGCAGCTCAACATCATTCGTGCCTACTCGGCCTTCTACAACCCGATCAACGTTCTGCGCATCCTCGGAAACTGGCGAAACGACCGGCTCTCGGCGCGGCGATTATTGTTCCAGGTGATCGGCCTCATCGGCATCGCCATCACCGCCCCCGCCCTGTGGAAATGGTCGCGCCGGCTGAAGAACGGCCCCATCGAAGTCTGGGACGGTCTCCAGCTCGCCCGCATTCCCATGATCGACGCCCAAGCCGGCCACGAGATCAACTGGGGCATCGAGTACCTGCCCAATCCCGAGCTGCCGCAGAAGGACGAACGCCGAATCGTTCGCGAGACCTCCTCGTTCCGCGACGCCGCGCGCAAAGCAGAACGCGAGTCGGAAGCGGTCGCGGTCTGA
- a CDS encoding fibronectin type III domain-containing protein, with the protein MPNDGADLTLMPQQVFDQVMANAGCRLPLSNPALDSYDQALRAAQLITGNSPSNVVFPDNLPTNDGNPGIPTLLLPLDNATGVSTNVTLTWSASDETDCYQILFGTSSEDPPAVPGCITANQWQTPSLQPNTTYYWRVISNDSCGHTTSSVQRSFTTGS; encoded by the coding sequence ATGCCCAACGACGGGGCTGACCTGACATTGATGCCGCAACAGGTGTTCGATCAGGTCATGGCCAACGCGGGATGTCGACTCCCGCTGTCCAACCCGGCATTGGACTCGTACGATCAGGCGCTCCGTGCCGCGCAGCTCATCACCGGCAACTCGCCGAGCAATGTCGTGTTCCCCGATAACCTTCCAACGAACGACGGCAACCCCGGAATACCGACGCTGCTTCTTCCCTTGGACAATGCGACCGGTGTATCCACCAACGTGACGCTTACGTGGTCCGCGAGTGATGAGACGGATTGCTATCAGATTCTTTTCGGCACTTCATCGGAAGACCCGCCGGCAGTCCCAGGCTGTATCACAGCAAATCAATGGCAGACACCCTCATTACAACCCAACACAACGTACTACTGGCGAGTCATCTCAAACGACAGTTGCGGACATACAACATCAAGTGTTCAGCGTTCGTTCACAACAGGTTCATAG
- a CDS encoding cold shock domain-containing protein: protein MPQGTVKWFNDSKGFGFIATDDGQDVFVHQSEIKMDGYRRLDEGARVEFEVTQGPKGMKATEVKLVK, encoded by the coding sequence ATGCCGCAAGGGACAGTCAAATGGTTTAACGACTCGAAGGGTTTCGGCTTCATCGCCACCGATGACGGCCAGGACGTCTTCGTCCACCAGAGCGAGATCAAGATGGACGGGTATCGCCGTCTGGATGAGGGCGCTCGCGTCGAGTTCGAGGTGACTCAAGGCCCCAAGGGCATGAAGGCCACCGAAGTCAAACTGGTCAAGTAA